The following are encoded together in the Humulus lupulus chromosome 5, drHumLupu1.1, whole genome shotgun sequence genome:
- the LOC133780246 gene encoding 1-aminocyclopropane-1-carboxylate synthase 3-like, with product MLSKMISSDSSHGQDSSYFLGWMEYEKNPYDEIHNPNGIIQMGLAENQLSFDLLEQWLADNPDSIGLKSNGQSLFKELALFQDYHGFPAFKNEMVEFMGKLRGNRVKFDADKLVLTAGATSANETLMFCLADPGDAFLLPVPYYPGFERDLKWRTGIEIVPIQCSSSNDFRITSSALEEAYNEAQIRDLKVKGVLITNPSNPLGTTMTREELDLLIDFVVAKEVHIVSDEIYCGTVFDDTTFISIAEVVNDRTLEVSESVRSRVHIVYSLSKDLGVPGFRVGMIYSGDENVVLAATKMSSFGLISSQTQYTLSRMLSDKIFMKKYMKKNRKRLRKRKDILVSGLKSVGIKCLKSNACLFCWVDMRSLLRSNTFEAEKELWKRVVYEVGLNISPGSSCHCSEPGWFRMCFANMSEETLHVAVKRLMTFVKKMKQE from the exons ATGTTGTCTAAGATGATTAGCAGTGATTCATCACATGGCCAAGATTCATCTTACTTCTTGGGATGGATGGAGTACGAAAAGAATCCTTATGATGAAATTCACAACCCCAACGGAATTATTCAGATGGGTCTTGCTGAGAATCag CTCTCTTTTGATCTTCTTGAACAATGGCTTGCTGATAATCCAGACTCCATTGGATTGAAGAGTAATGGCCAATCTCTTTTCAAAGAGCTTGCTCTTTTCCAGGACTATCATGGCTTCCCTGCTTTCAAAAAT GAAATGGTGGAATTCATGGGTAAACTAAGAGGGAACAGAGTGAAATTTGATGCTGATAAGCTTGTTCTGACTGCTGGTGCAACTTCTGCCAATGAAACTCTCATGTTCTGCCTTGCTGACCCTGGCGATGCTTTTCTTCTTCCTGTTCCTTACTATCCTGG GTTCGAAAGAGATTTAAAATGGAGAACAGGAATTGAAATAGTTCCAATACAGTGTTCAAGCTCAAACGATTTCAGAATCACCTCATCAGCACTAGAAGAAGCCTACAACGAAGCCCAAATACGTGACCTAAAAGTCAAAGGCGTACTAATAACAAACCCTTCGAACCCTTTAGGCACAACCATGACTCGAGAGGAGCTTGACTTACTCATAGATTTCGTCGTTGCTAAAGAGGTCCACATTGTAAGCGACGAAATATATTGTGGCACTGTTTTCGATGACACGACCTTCATCAGCATCGCCGAAGTCGTCAACGATCGAACCCTAGAAGTGTCCGAGTCAGTACGAAGTAGAGTCCACATAGTTTACAGTCTCTCCAAAGATCTAGGAGTCCCAGGATTTCGAGTTGGCATGATCTACTCTGGAGATGAGAATGTTGTTTTGGCAGCGACCAAAATGTCGAGCTTCGGACTCATCTCGTCTCAAACTCAGTACACACTTTCTCGTATGTTGTCAGACAAGATATTCATGAAGAAATACATGAAAAAGAACAGAAAAAGGCTCAGAAAGAGGAAAGATATTCTTGTTTCAGGGCTTAAGAGTGTTGGAATCAAGTGTTTGAAAAGTAACGCTTGTTTGTTTTGTTGGGTCGATATGAGAAGTCTTTTGAGGTCTAACACGTTTGAAGCTGAGAAAGAGCTTTGGAAGAGAGTTGTTTATGAAGTTGGGTTGAATATCTCGCCTGGTTCATCCTGTCATTGCTCTGAACCGGGTTGGTTTAGGATGTGTTTTGCTAATATGTCTGAAGAAACCCTCCATGTGGCAGTCAAGCGTCTTAT GAcatttgtaaaaaaaatgaaacaagAATAA